One genomic region from Xiphophorus couchianus chromosome 21, X_couchianus-1.0, whole genome shotgun sequence encodes:
- the prpf4bb gene encoding pre-mRNA processing factor 4Bb isoform X2, translated as MADVEMDIMSRRMNNGNEHVKQDLETNERSGNEDSGDLSEEEGEEEQAGTNGEKTEEGSKHHSSSSGKHKRKKHKHRSKHKKHKHAAEEDKDKKRKHRHKHRKHKRKETSSPAEDAPFSSAGNRKVESSPSSGNPSLDDRAVLEDLEKQRALIKAELDSQLMEGKVQSGMGLILQGYNSGSEEDGEARFRNGEQRPRGSSGKLISPRGEKSGKSRRDSTDGSKSVSKRRSRSKSADKAAKEAKPDKGTKSSKEAAGKDRSRARSRSKDRKQSASTDRFKEKRKSNSPPSFRNEQKVSRTDKRSPPQREERPNQDRTSRRSKSPVRERPSRSDADRDKRPAKSPSKDASLGKENRSPHRRGAHSPARKRSASPRHRDTHHTSASASDRTSKHSPPRRSPPRRARSRSLDARRREADRQDSPLRKRSRADAGPLGDRTREKSPRSVSRRRVSRSPLRRRSPSPPRRSRSSPRRRSRSPLRRRSGERDRYGRLRQYRRSMSRDRGRRRRRSRDEDKFKGSLSEGMKLDQESSDGEMLEDFEGEEVDEEALIEQRRQQRMAIVQKYKTANEETNMVSEPSSPQSSTRSRSPSPDDILERVAADVKEYERENLNTFEASIKAKHNLIAQEKDANPKKPSAPDMFTESDDMFAAHFDSARMRAAGVGKDFKENPNLRDNWTDAEGYYRVNIGETLDKRYDVYGYTGQGVFSNVIRARDTARAGQEVAVKIIRNNELMQKTGLKELEFLRKLNDADPDDKFHCLRLFRHFYHKQHLCLVFEPLSMNLREVLKKYGKDVGLHIKAVRSYSQQLFLALKLLKRCNILHADIKPDNILVNESKTILKLCDFGSASHVADNDITPYLVSRFYRAPEIIIGKPYDYGIDMWSVGCTLYELYTGKILLPGSSNNHMLKLAMDLKGKMPNKMIRKGLFKDQHFDQNLNFLYIEVDKVTEREKVTVMSTMNPTKDLLAELIGGQRLPEDQRKKVMQLKDLLESTLMLDPAKRISINQALQHPFIQEKI; from the exons ATGGCTGACGTTGAGATGGACATCATGTCCAGAAGAATGAATAATGGCAACGAACACGT AAAGCAAGACCTGGAGACAAATGAGAGGAGTGGAAATGAAGACAGTGGAGACTTGTCAGAAGAAGAAGGGGAAGAG GAGCAAGCTGGAACTAATGGTGAGAAGACTGAGGAAGGGTCCAAGCATCACAGCAGCAGTAGTGGGAAacacaagaggaaaaaacacaaacatcgcAGCAAgcacaaaaagcacaaacacgCAGCAGAGGAAGACAAGGACAAGAAGCGCAAGCATCGTCACAAACATCGGAAACATAAACGCAAAGAGACCTCCTCCCCCGCCGAAGACGCCCCCTTCAGCTCGGCCGGCAACAGGAAGGTGGAATCTTCTCCGTCCTCCGGAAACCCGAGTCTGGACGACCGGGCCGTGTTGGAGGACCTGGAGAAGCAGAGGGCCCTGATCAAAGCTGAACTGGACAGCCAGTTGATGGAGGGGAAGGTTCAGTCTGGCATGGGCTTGATCCTGCAGGGGTATAACTCCGGATCCGAGGAGGACGGAGAGGCGAGGTTCAGAAACGGAGAACAGCGTCCAAGGGGCAGCTCAGGTAAACTCATATCTcccagaggggaaaaaagtgggAAATCTAGAAGGGACTCAACAGATGGCAGTAAATCCGTCTCCAAGCGTCGCAGCCGGAGCAAGTCTGCAGATAAAGCGGCTAAGGAGGCAAAGCCGGACAAGGGGACCAAAAGCAGCAAGGAAGCTGCAGGTAAAGACCGAAGCCGAGCAAGAAGCAGGTCAAAGGACAGAAAACAGTCAGCCAGCACAGATCGCTTCAAGGAAAAAAGGAAGTCCAATTCCCCTCCCAGCTTCAGGAACGAGCAGAAGGTGAGTCGCACCGACAAGCGTTCGCCTCCTCAGCGAGAAGAAAGACCAAACCAGGACAGAACGAGCAGACGTTCCAAATCGCCAGTCCGTGAACGGCCGAGTCGCTCGGACGCCGACCGCGACAAACGGCCGGCGAAATCGCCGTCCAAGGACGCTTCGCTGGGGAAAGAGAACCGCTCCCCTCACAGACGAGGAGCCCACAGCCCAGCAAGGAAACGCAGCGCCTCCCCCCGCCACAGAGACACCCATCACACCTCGGCCAGCGCCTCAGACCGGACTTCAAAACATTCTCCACCTAGAAGGTCTCCGCCCAGGAGAGCGCGCAGTCGCTCACTGGACGCCAGGAGGAGGGAAGCAGACAGACAGGACTCCCCTCTAAG AAAGCGATCTCGGGCCGATGCCGGACCACTCGGAGACAGAACGCGGGAGAAGAGTCCCAGGTCGGTGTCTCGTCGTAGAGTGAGTCGCTCTCCTCTGAGGAGGAGGTCTCCGTCGCCACCACGACGCTCTCGCTCCTCGCCTCGCAGGCGAAGCAGGTCTCCACTCAGGCGCAG GTCTGGTGAGAGAGACCGTTATGGAAGACTCCGCCAGTATCGGCGCTCAATGTCCCGGGATCGGGGGAGAAGAAGACGGCGCAGCAGAGATGAAGACAAGTTCAAAGGAAGCCTTTCAGAGGGAATGAAACTTGACCAGGAATCCTCAGATGGTGAAAT GTTGGAAGACTTTGAAGGTGAGGAGGTAGATGAAGAAGCTCTTATTGAGCAGCGCCGTCAGCAGCGCATGGCCATCGTCCAG AAATACAAGACAGCGAACGAGGAGACCAACATGGTGTCGGAGCCCAGCAGCCCTCAGAGCAGCACACGTAGCCGATCGCCTTCACCCGACGACATCTTGGAGCGCGTCGCCGCCGACGTCAAGGAGTACGAACGGGAGAACCTCAACACGTTCGAGGCCAGCATCAAAGCCAAGCACAACCTCATCGCCCAGGAGAAAGACG CCAACCCAAAGAAGCCTTCAGCCCCCGACATGTTTACAGAGTCAGATGACATGTTTGCTGCTCACTTCGAC AGCGCCAGAATGAGAGCAGCAGGTGTCGGAAAGGACTTCAAGGAGAACCCCAACCTCAGGGACAACTGGACCGATGCTGAGGGTTACTACA GGGTAAACATTGGTGAGACATTAGACAAGCGCTATGATGTTTACGGCTACACAGGCCAGGGTGTGTTTAGCAACGTGATCAGAGCTAGGGACACTGCCAGAGCTGGCCAGGAGGTGGCGGTCAAGATCATCCGAAACAACGAGCTCAT GCAGAAAACCGGTTTGAAAGAGTTGGAGTTCCTCAGGAAGCTGAACGACGCTGATCCCGACGACAAGTTCCACTGCCTTCGCCTCTTCCGCCACTTCTACCATAAGCAGcatctttgtcttgttttcgAGCCTCTGAG CATGAATTTGCGAGAGGTGCTGAAGAAATACGGCAAAGACGTCGGGCTCCACATCAAAGCTGTTCGATCGTACAGCCAGCAGCTCTTCTTGGCCCTCAAGCTGCTCAAACGATGCAACATCCTCCATGCTGACATCAAGCCAGACAACATCCTG GTGAACGAGTCCAAAACCATCCTGAAGCTCTGTGACTTTGGCTCTGCATCACATGTTGCTGACAATGACATCACACCATATCTGGTCAGCCGGTTTTACAGAGCTCCAGAAATTA TCATAGGGAAGCCTTACGACTACGGCATCGACATGTGGTCCGTTGGCTGCACTTTATACGAGCTGTACACCGGCAAAATCCTGCTCCCTGGATCTTCCAACAATCACATGCTGAAGCTGGCAATGGACCTCAAGGGCAAGATGCCCAACAAG ATGATACGTAAAGGCTTGTTCAAAGACCAGCACTTCGATCAGAACTTGAACTTCCTGTACATTGAAGTAGACAAAGTGACTGAAAGG GAGAAAGTGACTGTAATGAGCACTATGAACCCCACCAAAGACCTGCTGGCGGAGCTGATAGGCGGTCAGCGACTTCCTGAGGACCAGAGGAAGAAGGTCATGCAGCTGAAGGACCTGCTGGAGAGCACACTGATGCTGGACCCGGCTAAGCGCATCAGCATAAACCAGGCTCTTCAGCACCCTTTTATCCAGGAGAAAATCTAA
- the prpf4bb gene encoding pre-mRNA processing factor 4Bb isoform X1 codes for MADVEMDIMSRRMNNGNEHVKQDLETNERSGNEDSGDLSEEEGEEEQAGTNGEKTEEGSKHHSSSSGKHKRKKHKHRSKHKKHKHAAEEDKDKKRKHRHKHRKHKRKETSSPAEDAPFSSAGNRKVESSPSSGNPSLDDRAVLEDLEKQRALIKAELDSQLMEGKVQSGMGLILQGYNSGSEEDGEARFRNGEQRPRGSSGKLISPRGEKSGKSRRDSTDGSKSVSKRRSRSKSADKAAKEAKPDKGTKSSKEAAGKDRSRARSRSKDRKQSASTDRFKEKRKSNSPPSFRNEQKVSRTDKRSPPQREERPNQDRTSRRSKSPVRERPSRSDADRDKRPAKSPSKDASLGKENRSPHRRGAHSPARKRSASPRHRDTHHTSASASDRTSKHSPPRRSPPRRARSRSLDARRREADRQDSPLRKRSRADAGPLGDRTREKSPRSVSRRRVSRSPLRRRSPSPPRRSRSSPRRRSRSPLRRRSGERDRYGRLRQYRRSMSRDRGRRRRRSRDEDKFKGSLSEGMKLDQESSDGEMLEDFEGEEVDEEALIEQRRQQRMAIVQKYKTANEETNMVSEPSSPQSSTRSRSPSPDDILERVAADVKEYERENLNTFEASIKAKHNLIAQEKDAANPKKPSAPDMFTESDDMFAAHFDSARMRAAGVGKDFKENPNLRDNWTDAEGYYRVNIGETLDKRYDVYGYTGQGVFSNVIRARDTARAGQEVAVKIIRNNELMQKTGLKELEFLRKLNDADPDDKFHCLRLFRHFYHKQHLCLVFEPLSMNLREVLKKYGKDVGLHIKAVRSYSQQLFLALKLLKRCNILHADIKPDNILVNESKTILKLCDFGSASHVADNDITPYLVSRFYRAPEIIIGKPYDYGIDMWSVGCTLYELYTGKILLPGSSNNHMLKLAMDLKGKMPNKMIRKGLFKDQHFDQNLNFLYIEVDKVTEREKVTVMSTMNPTKDLLAELIGGQRLPEDQRKKVMQLKDLLESTLMLDPAKRISINQALQHPFIQEKI; via the exons ATGGCTGACGTTGAGATGGACATCATGTCCAGAAGAATGAATAATGGCAACGAACACGT AAAGCAAGACCTGGAGACAAATGAGAGGAGTGGAAATGAAGACAGTGGAGACTTGTCAGAAGAAGAAGGGGAAGAG GAGCAAGCTGGAACTAATGGTGAGAAGACTGAGGAAGGGTCCAAGCATCACAGCAGCAGTAGTGGGAAacacaagaggaaaaaacacaaacatcgcAGCAAgcacaaaaagcacaaacacgCAGCAGAGGAAGACAAGGACAAGAAGCGCAAGCATCGTCACAAACATCGGAAACATAAACGCAAAGAGACCTCCTCCCCCGCCGAAGACGCCCCCTTCAGCTCGGCCGGCAACAGGAAGGTGGAATCTTCTCCGTCCTCCGGAAACCCGAGTCTGGACGACCGGGCCGTGTTGGAGGACCTGGAGAAGCAGAGGGCCCTGATCAAAGCTGAACTGGACAGCCAGTTGATGGAGGGGAAGGTTCAGTCTGGCATGGGCTTGATCCTGCAGGGGTATAACTCCGGATCCGAGGAGGACGGAGAGGCGAGGTTCAGAAACGGAGAACAGCGTCCAAGGGGCAGCTCAGGTAAACTCATATCTcccagaggggaaaaaagtgggAAATCTAGAAGGGACTCAACAGATGGCAGTAAATCCGTCTCCAAGCGTCGCAGCCGGAGCAAGTCTGCAGATAAAGCGGCTAAGGAGGCAAAGCCGGACAAGGGGACCAAAAGCAGCAAGGAAGCTGCAGGTAAAGACCGAAGCCGAGCAAGAAGCAGGTCAAAGGACAGAAAACAGTCAGCCAGCACAGATCGCTTCAAGGAAAAAAGGAAGTCCAATTCCCCTCCCAGCTTCAGGAACGAGCAGAAGGTGAGTCGCACCGACAAGCGTTCGCCTCCTCAGCGAGAAGAAAGACCAAACCAGGACAGAACGAGCAGACGTTCCAAATCGCCAGTCCGTGAACGGCCGAGTCGCTCGGACGCCGACCGCGACAAACGGCCGGCGAAATCGCCGTCCAAGGACGCTTCGCTGGGGAAAGAGAACCGCTCCCCTCACAGACGAGGAGCCCACAGCCCAGCAAGGAAACGCAGCGCCTCCCCCCGCCACAGAGACACCCATCACACCTCGGCCAGCGCCTCAGACCGGACTTCAAAACATTCTCCACCTAGAAGGTCTCCGCCCAGGAGAGCGCGCAGTCGCTCACTGGACGCCAGGAGGAGGGAAGCAGACAGACAGGACTCCCCTCTAAG AAAGCGATCTCGGGCCGATGCCGGACCACTCGGAGACAGAACGCGGGAGAAGAGTCCCAGGTCGGTGTCTCGTCGTAGAGTGAGTCGCTCTCCTCTGAGGAGGAGGTCTCCGTCGCCACCACGACGCTCTCGCTCCTCGCCTCGCAGGCGAAGCAGGTCTCCACTCAGGCGCAG GTCTGGTGAGAGAGACCGTTATGGAAGACTCCGCCAGTATCGGCGCTCAATGTCCCGGGATCGGGGGAGAAGAAGACGGCGCAGCAGAGATGAAGACAAGTTCAAAGGAAGCCTTTCAGAGGGAATGAAACTTGACCAGGAATCCTCAGATGGTGAAAT GTTGGAAGACTTTGAAGGTGAGGAGGTAGATGAAGAAGCTCTTATTGAGCAGCGCCGTCAGCAGCGCATGGCCATCGTCCAG AAATACAAGACAGCGAACGAGGAGACCAACATGGTGTCGGAGCCCAGCAGCCCTCAGAGCAGCACACGTAGCCGATCGCCTTCACCCGACGACATCTTGGAGCGCGTCGCCGCCGACGTCAAGGAGTACGAACGGGAGAACCTCAACACGTTCGAGGCCAGCATCAAAGCCAAGCACAACCTCATCGCCCAGGAGAAAGACG cagCCAACCCAAAGAAGCCTTCAGCCCCCGACATGTTTACAGAGTCAGATGACATGTTTGCTGCTCACTTCGAC AGCGCCAGAATGAGAGCAGCAGGTGTCGGAAAGGACTTCAAGGAGAACCCCAACCTCAGGGACAACTGGACCGATGCTGAGGGTTACTACA GGGTAAACATTGGTGAGACATTAGACAAGCGCTATGATGTTTACGGCTACACAGGCCAGGGTGTGTTTAGCAACGTGATCAGAGCTAGGGACACTGCCAGAGCTGGCCAGGAGGTGGCGGTCAAGATCATCCGAAACAACGAGCTCAT GCAGAAAACCGGTTTGAAAGAGTTGGAGTTCCTCAGGAAGCTGAACGACGCTGATCCCGACGACAAGTTCCACTGCCTTCGCCTCTTCCGCCACTTCTACCATAAGCAGcatctttgtcttgttttcgAGCCTCTGAG CATGAATTTGCGAGAGGTGCTGAAGAAATACGGCAAAGACGTCGGGCTCCACATCAAAGCTGTTCGATCGTACAGCCAGCAGCTCTTCTTGGCCCTCAAGCTGCTCAAACGATGCAACATCCTCCATGCTGACATCAAGCCAGACAACATCCTG GTGAACGAGTCCAAAACCATCCTGAAGCTCTGTGACTTTGGCTCTGCATCACATGTTGCTGACAATGACATCACACCATATCTGGTCAGCCGGTTTTACAGAGCTCCAGAAATTA TCATAGGGAAGCCTTACGACTACGGCATCGACATGTGGTCCGTTGGCTGCACTTTATACGAGCTGTACACCGGCAAAATCCTGCTCCCTGGATCTTCCAACAATCACATGCTGAAGCTGGCAATGGACCTCAAGGGCAAGATGCCCAACAAG ATGATACGTAAAGGCTTGTTCAAAGACCAGCACTTCGATCAGAACTTGAACTTCCTGTACATTGAAGTAGACAAAGTGACTGAAAGG GAGAAAGTGACTGTAATGAGCACTATGAACCCCACCAAAGACCTGCTGGCGGAGCTGATAGGCGGTCAGCGACTTCCTGAGGACCAGAGGAAGAAGGTCATGCAGCTGAAGGACCTGCTGGAGAGCACACTGATGCTGGACCCGGCTAAGCGCATCAGCATAAACCAGGCTCTTCAGCACCCTTTTATCCAGGAGAAAATCTAA